A window of Castanea sativa cultivar Marrone di Chiusa Pesio chromosome 1, ASM4071231v1 contains these coding sequences:
- the LOC142613733 gene encoding BRAP2 RING ZnF UBP domain-containing protein 1, whose amino-acid sequence MFFLRVHSLDTDHSLKLEATEFATATATTPSNPNPNPKFRERRGEAHLFRSTSHSSLPNPSSRSTLLFIVAVPNYLSFDDFIRFCESRIDHVSELLFIRNDGMEDRYSVVIRLENQSMANGFYCNFNGKKFSPGEAEVCHILFVMSVEYTESEEIARTPPAGCTKLPTCPVCLERLDADTSGILSTICDHSFQCPCISKWTYLSCQVCRFCLQQDEKPACFVCETLENIWVCMICGFVGCGRYKKGHAIEHYKDTQHCYSLDMQTQQIWDYVGDNYVHRLNQSKIDSKLAGMSSHCMSLEGSCGTCGCSEDSGISGALFSSKVEAIMDEYNHLLATQLETQRQYYESQIVEAKSKVESSISEAVENAVTSKMQDIQNKLEKYIEEKNAVADINRDLIKNQEMWRKKAKETEEREAALLKSRDEKILDLEEQIRDLTIYMEAQKTLGNMTDSDGIRDGTLLPLSYKQSSPTNSRRHTKAGRRR is encoded by the exons ATGTTCTTCCTCCGAGTTCACTCACTGGACACCGATCACTCTTTAAAATTGGAAGCCACCGAGTtcgccaccgccaccgccaccactCCATCAAatcctaaccctaaccctaaatTCCGCGAACGCAGAGGCGAGGCTCACCTCTTCCGAAGCACATCGCACTCCTCGCTCCCAAACCCTAGCTCCCGATCCACTCTCCTCTTCATCGTCGCCGTCCCTAACTACCTCTCCTTCGACGACTTCATCCGCTTCTGCGAGTCCCGCATCGATCACGTCTCCGAACTTCTCTTCATCAG GAACGATGGGATGGAGGATCGGTACAGTGTTGTGATTAGGCTGGAGAATCAGTCAATGGCTAATGGATTTTATTGCAATTTTAATGGGAAGAAGTTCTCACCGGGCGAG GCTGAGGTATGTCATATTCTATTCGTGATGTCTGTGGAGTACACGGAATCGGAAGAGATAGCCAGAACACCTCCTGCCGGGTGTACCAAGTTACCTACTTGCCCTGTTTGTCTTG AGAGATTGGACGCGGACACTAGTGGAATACTGAGTACAATTTGTGATCATTCATTTCAGTGTCCCTGCATTTCTAAATGGACTTACTTATCTTGCCAG GTCTGCCGGTTCTGTCTGCAGCAAGATGAGAAACCAGCTTGCTTTGTTTGTGAAACATTGGAGAATATTTGGGTTTGTATGATATGTGGTTTTGTAGGATGTGGAAG atataaaaaaGGCCATGCCATTGAGCACTATAAGGATACTCAGCATTGCTATTCTCTTGATATGCAAACACAACAAATTTGGGATTATGTTGGTGACAATTATGTTCACCGACTGAATCAATCAAAAATTGATAGCAAGTTGGCGGGGATGAGCTCTCATTGTATGTCATTGGAAGGAAGTTGTGGTACTTGTGGATGTAGTGAAGATTCTGGCATAAGTGGGGCCCTCTTTAGCAGCAAAGTTGAAGCA ATTATGGATGAATACAACCATCTTCTTGCAACTCAGCTGGAGACCCAAAGGCAA TATTATGAATCTCAAATTGTAGAGGCCAAAAGTAAAGTGGAAAGTTCTATTTCAGAAGCAGTGGAGAACGCTGTGACTTCCAAGATGCAGGACATCCAAAATAAATTGGAAAAgtatattgaagaaaaaaatgccGTTGCAGAT ATCAATCGAGATCTCATCAAGAACCAAGAAATGTGGAGAAAGAAGGCCAAGGAAACTGAAGAGAG GGAAGCTGCTTTACTGAAGTCAAGGGATGAGAAGATTCTTGATCTGGAAGAACAG ATCAGAGATCTAACTATCTATATGGAAGCCCAGAAAACACTTGGTAATATGACAGATTCAGATGGTATCAGAGACGGCACACTCCTACCATTATCTTATAAGCAGTCTTCCCCGACAAACAGTAGAAGGCACACAAAGGCAGGTCGTAGGCGGTAG